The segment TTTTGGTTATAATTCATTGTGCAGCCTCCTGGAATGTTGTTTTTTTGCTGGCCAGCTTAAAACATCATACCAAGGGGCTTATTTCTTTCTCAACTCCGATATTACTTCATAACAGGAATGCTGCCCTATCGCTTAATACCAATTATTTCAAATTAGTTCTTCCATCTTTTCTAGGACGCAATATTTTTACTAGATGTAACTGGAACATCAATAAATTTAAAATATGGAAAGATCATACCAATTAAAGCTGCAGCAGAGATAAGTGTACCGATCAATATGAACAAAGGTCTTATCCCCCATAATTCGCTTACTATTCCGCCAACTAAAACACCAAGAGGCATTACTCCTCGTATAATGACCAATCGGACGGAAAAGACTTTTCCCATTAGATGGTCAGGAACGGTTTGTTGGTTAATCGTGGTATTATGTACATTGAAGAAGGCCATTGCAATACCTGCAACAACTTCCACTAAGATTGCCAAGTAAATGGTATGAATAATCCCTAAAGAGACATATGTTAACCCCCCAATTACAAGTGCTCCTAACATGAGCATTCTTTTACTCTTATATTTAATCCTCCCTACCAAAAGTGAGCCGATTACGTATCCTAGAGGAAAGCCTGCCATAAATAGGCCATAGTCATCATAACTCCCTTTTAGAATATCAATGATATAAGGTAAATTAATCACCATGGTAACGCCGACACCAAACTGGACAAAGCCAAGGAAAATACCCAACCAAACGATTCGTTGCTCTTTAAAAAAGTAGCTGATCCCTTCAGTAAATTGCTTGAACCATGTCGAGCGAATATCTTTTGAAATTCGATTTTCCTTAATCCAAAATAAAGAAATACCGCTGATCGTTAAAGAAACAACTACAAATAACATCGTTAACTTTATCCCTATGTATTCAATGACAACCCCACCTGAAACAGGTGCCAAAAACATCATCAGTCTTGCAGTACCATCAATATACGCATTGGCTTCACTTAATTGTTCCTTTGAGACAACGGTAGGGATGATTGCCTGACTTGCAGGTACATATAAAGGCGTTATTAATCCAATGATAATTTGAACCGTGTAGATGTGCCAGGGTTCTAAGCCTCCACTTGTTAAAGTTAAAAGAGGAACTAAAAATATGGCTGCCCTTGTCCATTGTGAAAGTACCATAATCCATTTCCTGCTCCATCTGTCGATAAATGGTCCACTAACGAGTTGAAGCATAATTGAAGGGATGAAATAGAGCATCCACATGCTGCTTAGAGCTAATTTTGATCCCGTCATGTCATAAACCAAAATTGAATTACAAAATGTTCCGAAAGCCCCTGCTAGTCCTGATATTGCTGTTCCTACCCATAATGAGACAAATCCACGATTTTTTAAAACAGTCATCTCCATAGAATACCCCTTTTAAAATGATTTGACCTATTGATTTAAATAGAGCTCCAACTCCTTGTGTAATGAATGTATCGATGTGTCTCTTAACCTGTATTTAGATGACTTAATATCAACTAACTTGGCTGCCCTTAGTATCTTTAGATGATGATGAGCTGTTGATTTTCCCAGATCAAGTTTGTCCGTAATTTCTTGTAGAGTATGATCCCGTTCATTTAGGAGTTTAATCATTTTTAACCGAACTTCTTCCCCTAGTGCTTTATGTTTTTGTATTAAAAAATAGTTTGGTACGTACCTATCCTCAGGATTAATACTTTCATTGGAAATCGGATAATAAAATACCTTCGTTTCTTCCATATAAGACTCAATTGTCCATGGTCGATAAGTCAACTGAGGAATAAGTAAAACCCTTTTCACATCCGGTTCAGGAACATACTTAATCCCTCCAGTTGCCCAATGAACAAATTCTTCAACATCCATTTTCTCCTTCATTAATTCTTTGTTATTAAAGTCATTCTTAAGAATGTTGGTTATTTTATCTGATTCAGGGTTGATAACCTTTTGAAACCATTTTGAGATTACACTCACCAGGTGCTTTTTCATATCCATGACATCTACATTGCAGATAAATTCAATGTAGTCAGGAAAAAAATGATTATCGCATGTTAATTCCTTCAACACTTGAATGGAATCCACGTCTTGATCAGAGGCTCGTTTTCTAATGTTCTGAGTGTTCTTTCCGAGATAAGGTAAACAAATATACCTTATCTCTCTTTCAGAAAGTCCCTCAATATATGCAATAAAGGTATTAAGGTCATGGGGATCCTGATAATAATTCAATAGTTGAAGCAAACATTTCCAAGTATTGTTTAGTTCTACATATTTTAGTTCAAATGATAATTCATTAGGTATGACTTCAAGCAATCTTTCAAATTCTTTTTTCTTTTCCAAAGTGTCAAAAAGACGATTATTCGTAATAGCTGCTATTCCTAGTGCACTCTCCCACAATAGAGAATAGTCTAAATGCACTTGGTAAGTTTCTCTTTTCTTACCTGCAATGTTTAGTACGTTCATAGGTACCTCCATAAAATGAATTTTCATAATCCTATTCTATATTTTCAAAACATATAATTCAATATTTATTGAATAATTCATTCTAAAATTATTGAATTCAAATTCATCCCATTATTAATTTTTGCACATTGGAATGTTAGTTGGAAATCTAATTAAATTCTTTCTTGTGAAGGCTACTGAATGAGTACTTACAACTTTAGAAAAATTGGAGGGTCAAAAAACAAGGAAAAGCTGGAGATTACCGTATCGCTGTTTTCCAAAAAAAGGTGAAAAAACTGATGGAAGTATAAAGATAGAGATAGTATCACTTCTGGGGAATATTACCAAATCAGAAAATACACTATCATTTAGAAATTTCAATTACAACTTTATTTGTCTAAAATAGGAAAAATAGTTTATTATATTTTTAATCGAAAGGTAAAATGGCTCAAATAAAAATTAGTTTTGAAGTCCTGATGTTTTTGATTCATTGGTGATAAATGTTTTCATAATCTGGTTACTATCAGATGAAATGTATAAATTATTGTATTTGTTTTCTGAAATACTATAATTTTATTAAGGAAATAAAGAAGTGAAAGAGGTGTAAGTTACTAGTTTTGTTTTTCTGGATTTTGTTCCTACTCTTAATTGTTTAGGTTTACTTTTTATTTTGGCAATAAGAAGAGAACTTCTGAATCGAAAATTAGTTTTTGTGTTAGTTATAATCTTAGGGATATTTGGGGGATATGAACTTATGACCATGCCTTTAATCTCTCCAGAAGAGGCAACCAGAATAGCAAGAGATACAATCTCTCCTTATATTGAAAAGGAATTGCATCAAAATCAAATGAAAGCTGAAGTCCTAAGCCGGAAAAATTTTTTTGATGAAAAAAGATATGTGGTCAGCATAGACATTACAAATAATCGTTATGCGGAAGTATACATAAATGCACGAGATGGAAAAGTTTTAAATGCAAGAATAAATGACTTTGATGGTGTAGATATTGAAATCAAATAAGTTGGCAGAATTACAATCACACTTTAGATTAATTTAGGCTCGAGTTTATTATTCTGGTCACCTACATGAAAATTAAAGATTACTTATTAGGTGATATTGATGAGTTATTAGGCTAATATTGTATAATAAGTAGTTAACCATGATAAAACTCTTCAAAGAAAAAAACACCGCCCTACCT is part of the Alkalihalobacillus sp. TS-13 genome and harbors:
- a CDS encoding MFS transporter, whose product is MEMTVLKNRGFVSLWVGTAISGLAGAFGTFCNSILVYDMTGSKLALSSMWMLYFIPSIMLQLVSGPFIDRWSRKWIMVLSQWTRAAIFLVPLLTLTSGGLEPWHIYTVQIIIGLITPLYVPASQAIIPTVVSKEQLSEANAYIDGTARLMMFLAPVSGGVVIEYIGIKLTMLFVVVSLTISGISLFWIKENRISKDIRSTWFKQFTEGISYFFKEQRIVWLGIFLGFVQFGVGVTMVINLPYIIDILKGSYDDYGLFMAGFPLGYVIGSLLVGRIKYKSKRMLMLGALVIGGLTYVSLGIIHTIYLAILVEVVAGIAMAFFNVHNTTINQQTVPDHLMGKVFSVRLVIIRGVMPLGVLVGGIVSELWGIRPLFILIGTLISAAALIGMIFPYFKFIDVPVTSSKNIAS
- a CDS encoding helix-turn-helix transcriptional regulator; this translates as MNVLNIAGKKRETYQVHLDYSLLWESALGIAAITNNRLFDTLEKKKEFERLLEVIPNELSFELKYVELNNTWKCLLQLLNYYQDPHDLNTFIAYIEGLSEREIRYICLPYLGKNTQNIRKRASDQDVDSIQVLKELTCDNHFFPDYIEFICNVDVMDMKKHLVSVISKWFQKVINPESDKITNILKNDFNNKELMKEKMDVEEFVHWATGGIKYVPEPDVKRVLLIPQLTYRPWTIESYMEETKVFYYPISNESINPEDRYVPNYFLIQKHKALGEEVRLKMIKLLNERDHTLQEITDKLDLGKSTAHHHLKILRAAKLVDIKSSKYRLRDTSIHSLHKELELYLNQ
- a CDS encoding PepSY domain-containing protein, yielding MTMPLISPEEATRIARDTISPYIEKELHQNQMKAEVLSRKNFFDEKRYVVSIDITNNRYAEVYINARDGKVLNARINDFDGVDIEIK